One window from the genome of Leptospiraceae bacterium encodes:
- a CDS encoding Mur ligase family protein: MHNEISVYFSGICGSGMKPLALLASKMKYKVYGSDILLNDLNHNCYKILNAYQIECFGHPNLEVLKNCDYYVYSSAISENHPERQFASELASKGEIQLFHRMDFLNFLLQNHENQIAVAGTHGKTSTTSMISWILMNLCLNPTIIVGGYPKFLPQGFHSGNNISVYETDESDGSFLKSNANYKIILNIDTDHLNYYQSFERLTKAFFDFSKNAMYSIINNDDLELQKFPYNVEEKFYIGFGTKKPDHNLYRYFFLGIYQGDILRINLFKNQNLIYDSKNEGIHFRFPGKHFLKNGLGAIATVYSLLLEYPGLSYRSLGNEIQNPHSMNYLIRILNRFSGVERRMDLIDNVNGIDIYDDYGHHPTEIANVLLSMKERYKNKIAVVFQPHRYSRTLSLARDFARALELADEVYLLPLYSAGESPIAGVSSELIGRFIRKKVHYLRDNEFEILFYQNYNCIVFMGAGNISYQIRTFLQKIHLLKNK; encoded by the coding sequence ATGCATAATGAAATTTCAGTCTATTTTAGTGGGATTTGTGGTTCTGGAATGAAACCTTTAGCACTTTTAGCAAGTAAAATGAAATATAAAGTATATGGTTCTGATATTTTATTGAATGATTTAAATCACAATTGTTACAAAATTTTGAATGCTTATCAAATTGAATGTTTTGGACATCCAAATTTAGAAGTCTTAAAAAATTGCGATTATTATGTGTATAGTTCTGCTATATCAGAAAATCATCCAGAAAGGCAATTTGCTTCTGAACTTGCAAGTAAAGGAGAAATTCAACTATTCCATCGAATGGATTTTTTGAATTTTCTATTACAAAATCACGAGAATCAAATCGCTGTTGCGGGAACCCATGGTAAAACCTCTACAACATCTATGATAAGCTGGATTTTGATGAACTTGTGTTTGAATCCAACTATTATCGTGGGTGGTTACCCCAAATTTCTCCCTCAAGGATTTCATAGTGGAAATAACATCTCTGTTTATGAAACCGATGAGTCTGATGGTTCGTTTTTAAAATCGAATGCAAATTATAAAATCATTTTAAATATAGATACAGATCATTTAAACTATTATCAAAGTTTTGAACGGCTTACCAAAGCTTTTTTTGATTTTTCTAAAAATGCTATGTATAGCATAATCAACAATGATGACTTAGAACTACAGAAATTTCCCTACAATGTCGAAGAAAAATTTTATATAGGTTTTGGGACAAAAAAGCCAGATCACAATCTCTATCGTTATTTTTTTTTAGGTATTTATCAAGGAGATATACTACGTATCAATTTGTTCAAAAACCAGAATTTGATTTATGACTCTAAGAACGAAGGAATTCATTTTCGTTTTCCGGGAAAACACTTTTTGAAAAATGGCTTGGGTGCTATTGCTACTGTATATTCATTACTGTTGGAGTATCCTGGACTATCTTATAGGTCTTTGGGAAATGAAATACAGAATCCACATTCCATGAATTATTTAATCAGAATTTTGAATCGTTTCTCGGGAGTCGAAAGAAGAATGGATTTGATTGATAACGTAAATGGAATTGATATTTACGATGATTATGGTCATCATCCGACTGAAATTGCTAATGTATTATTATCCATGAAAGAAAGATACAAAAACAAAATCGCTGTTGTCTTCCAACCTCATCGTTATTCACGAACTCTGAGTTTAGCCAGAGATTTTGCGAGAGCTCTGGAATTAGCAGATGAGGTCTACCTTTTGCCACTTTATAGTGCAGGTGAGAGTCCAATCGCTGGTGTTTCATCAGAGTTGATTGGTAGGTTTATCAGAAAAAAGGTTCATTACTTAAGGGATAATGAATTCGAGATTTTATTTTATCAAAATTACAATTGCATTGTTTTCATGGGAGCTGGGAATATTTCCTATCAAATAAGAACGTTTTTACAAAAAATTCACTTGTTAAAAAATAAATAA
- a CDS encoding OmpA family protein has product MEKIIPFKKTIGLFLVSIFGIPLIFSHCQTAEKIGKQTLISTAIGCGAGLALGAIYDEVQRKRESEQRRKDFFAVLKKRKEQNQGKIVGLAAGCLAGLGTGLYLDLMYDDIQNQFGARGINLEKIPDEKGETKELLVKMDGDINFQVGSAELQGVAKENVARLKEALEAYPETAVRIWGHTDKTGNRKFNEKLSEDRAKTVANALNLPSNRVAEVKGWAWDRPLDGTGASPANRRVEVRIIPLN; this is encoded by the coding sequence ATGGAAAAAATAATTCCTTTCAAAAAAACGATTGGTTTGTTTTTGGTAAGTATTTTTGGTATTCCCTTGATTTTTTCTCACTGTCAAACAGCTGAGAAAATTGGTAAGCAAACCCTTATCTCTACTGCTATAGGTTGTGGTGCTGGTTTAGCATTAGGAGCCATCTATGATGAGGTTCAAAGAAAAAGAGAATCAGAGCAAAGAAGAAAGGATTTCTTTGCCGTTTTGAAGAAAAGAAAAGAACAAAATCAAGGGAAGATTGTTGGTTTAGCTGCAGGATGTTTGGCTGGATTAGGAACTGGACTCTATTTAGACTTAATGTATGATGACATCCAAAATCAGTTCGGAGCAAGAGGCATTAATCTAGAAAAAATCCCCGATGAAAAAGGAGAAACGAAAGAACTTCTTGTAAAAATGGATGGGGATATCAACTTCCAGGTGGGAAGTGCTGAACTTCAAGGTGTTGCAAAAGAGAATGTAGCAAGACTCAAAGAAGCTCTGGAGGCTTACCCAGAAACCGCTGTAAGAATTTGGGGACACACCGACAAAACAGGAAATCGAAAATTCAATGAAAAACTTAGCGAAGATCGAGCTAAAACCGTTGCAAATGCATTGAATCTACCTTCTAATCGAGTTGCAGAAGTAAAAGGTTGGGCTTGGGACCGACCTTTGGATGGAACAGGAGCAAGCCCTGCCAATCGTAGGGTAGAAGTAAGAATTATTCCTCTAAATTAA
- a CDS encoding diguanylate cyclase — MQFDPKILEISDEVKILIVEDSKVALDYLKKILELEFNSIYTAEDGEIGLLRFKEILPEIVITDIRMPSMDGLKMIEHMKAIKEDFYPIVLTAYEEREILKESIDKRVYKYLVKPVVISELYEILHEIKTQILLNRKIQFQNNLINKIFSSLECIVSVSNGKELFALNTYGLDFLGFKSLLDFKSHYKCICEFFIEKEGYIHNHENWLNEVLELPVEKRKVVMRNPKTNEEHVFSVSAKWMESDKYFVTYYDITIQEKQKEVLKRVASVDFLTGIYNRQYFHNFLNFHIEKHKRYKDSKTFGILLLDIDHFKKVNDQYGHLIGDEVLKEFCRVISFNIRKSDLFARWGGEEFIILAPEINYDHLVMFGDKIRTLIETHFRSIDLPTITVSVGISLFQENDDINSFLKRADEALYLAKSKGRNRVEIL; from the coding sequence ATGCAGTTTGATCCAAAGATTTTAGAAATTTCAGACGAAGTCAAAATCTTAATTGTTGAGGATAGTAAAGTAGCATTGGATTATTTAAAAAAGATATTAGAATTAGAATTTAATTCTATTTACACTGCAGAAGATGGTGAAATTGGACTTCTAAGATTTAAAGAAATCCTTCCTGAGATTGTGATTACCGATATTCGAATGCCAAGTATGGATGGTTTGAAAATGATTGAACACATGAAAGCAATAAAAGAAGACTTTTATCCAATTGTACTTACAGCATATGAAGAAAGGGAAATTTTAAAAGAGTCTATTGATAAAAGAGTTTATAAATATTTAGTTAAACCAGTTGTTATTTCTGAACTATATGAAATATTACATGAAATCAAAACCCAAATTCTTTTGAATCGAAAAATTCAGTTTCAAAATAATTTGATTAATAAGATTTTTAGTTCGTTAGAATGTATTGTTTCTGTCAGTAATGGTAAAGAGTTGTTTGCTTTAAATACTTATGGGTTAGATTTCTTGGGTTTTAAAAGCCTTTTAGATTTCAAAAGCCATTATAAATGCATTTGTGAGTTCTTCATTGAAAAAGAAGGTTATATACACAATCATGAAAACTGGTTAAATGAAGTATTGGAATTACCAGTTGAGAAACGAAAAGTAGTCATGAGAAATCCAAAAACCAATGAAGAACATGTGTTTTCAGTTTCAGCGAAGTGGATGGAATCAGATAAATATTTTGTTACCTATTACGATATTACCATACAAGAGAAACAAAAAGAGGTTTTAAAGCGTGTAGCAAGTGTAGATTTTTTGACAGGAATATATAATCGACAATATTTTCATAATTTTCTCAATTTTCATATCGAAAAGCATAAACGTTATAAAGACTCAAAAACCTTTGGTATTTTACTTTTGGATATTGATCATTTTAAAAAAGTCAATGATCAATATGGACACTTGATTGGAGATGAGGTTTTGAAAGAATTTTGTCGGGTAATAAGTTTCAATATCCGAAAATCCGATTTATTTGCAAGATGGGGGGGTGAAGAATTCATCATCCTTGCACCTGAGATAAACTACGATCACCTTGTTATGTTTGGTGATAAAATACGAACGTTGATTGAAACTCATTTTAGAAGTATTGATTTACCGACTATCACAGTGAGTGTTGGAATTTCACTATTTCAAGAAAATGATGATATTAATTCCTTTCTAAAAAGAGCAGATGAAGCATTGTATCTTGCCAAATCAAAGGGAAGAAATCGCGTGGAGATTTTGTAA